In one Sulfitobacter sp. LCG007 genomic region, the following are encoded:
- a CDS encoding short-chain fatty acyl-CoA regulator family protein: protein MAVAPLTGSRIRERRSVAGIRQAELARALGISASYLNLIEHNRRRIGGKLLLDIARELGVEPSVLTSGAEAALIASLREAALGADMAAAEVARAEELAGRFPAWAEVLAASHRRIATLERTVEVMSDRLAHDPHLAASVHELLSTAASIRSTASILAGEPDLDSDWRARFHRNLNADSRRLADSSRALVGYLDAGRGDEEAASSPQEELEAFLAENDYAFAALEEGEADIVAIVEAAGSLRSDAARQLARSVLERMAADAAAVPREALRAAIGEAEPDPVALALRFGAPVVTILRRLAGLAELNAGLVVCDRSGSLLLRKLARGFVIPRYGSACPLWPVFSVLGDPGRVALTPLVQLGRGRASFACYAAAETVGPPAYNMPPLVQGTMLLLPRPELEEGSGMEVGSNCRVCPRPSCPGRREPSILSDGL from the coding sequence ATGGCCGTCGCGCCGCTGACAGGAAGCCGGATCCGCGAGAGGCGTTCGGTAGCGGGCATCCGTCAGGCCGAACTTGCGCGCGCGCTTGGAATCTCGGCCTCCTACCTCAATCTGATCGAACACAATCGCCGCAGAATCGGCGGCAAGCTGTTGCTCGACATCGCCAGGGAACTGGGCGTCGAACCTTCTGTGCTTACCAGCGGCGCGGAGGCCGCGCTTATCGCATCCCTGCGCGAGGCGGCGCTCGGGGCCGACATGGCCGCTGCGGAGGTCGCAAGGGCCGAGGAACTGGCGGGGCGTTTTCCGGCATGGGCCGAGGTGCTGGCGGCCAGCCACCGGCGCATCGCGACGTTGGAGCGTACCGTCGAGGTGATGTCCGACCGTCTGGCACATGACCCGCATCTCGCGGCGTCGGTCCACGAACTTCTGTCGACAGCGGCGTCGATCCGCTCCACCGCCTCGATCCTCGCCGGCGAGCCCGATCTGGATTCGGACTGGCGCGCAAGATTCCACCGCAATCTCAACGCGGACAGCCGGCGGCTTGCCGACAGCTCGCGCGCGCTTGTCGGGTATCTCGACGCCGGGCGCGGGGACGAGGAGGCGGCGAGTTCTCCGCAGGAGGAGCTCGAGGCATTTCTCGCCGAGAACGACTATGCGTTTGCGGCCCTGGAAGAGGGCGAGGCGGATATCGTTGCGATCGTGGAGGCAGCGGGGAGCCTGCGCTCGGACGCGGCGCGCCAGCTTGCCCGGAGCGTGCTGGAACGGATGGCGGCGGATGCGGCCGCCGTGCCGCGGGAGGCCCTGCGGGCGGCCATCGGCGAGGCCGAGCCGGATCCGGTGGCGCTGGCGCTCAGGTTCGGGGCGCCGGTGGTGACGATCCTGCGCCGTCTTGCGGGGCTTGCGGAACTCAACGCCGGGCTTGTGGTCTGCGACCGGTCGGGCAGCCTTCTGCTGCGCAAGCTCGCACGTGGCTTCGTGATCCCGCGCTACGGGTCGGCCTGTCCGCTCTGGCCGGTCTTTTCGGTGTTGGGCGATCCGGGCCGCGTCGCGCTGACACCGCTGGTTCAGCTCGGGCGGGGCCGGGCGAGCTTTGCCTGCTACGCCGCGGCCGAAACCGTGGGGCCCCCGGCCTACAACATGCCCCCGCTGGTGCAGGGGACGATGTTGCTGCTGCCCCGTCCGGAGCTCGAGGAGGGCAGCGGGATGGAAGTCGGATCGAATTGCAGGGTGTGCCCCCGTCCGTCCTGTCCGGGACGGCGCGAACCTTCGATCCTGAGTGACGGGCTTTGA
- a CDS encoding ABC transporter ATP-binding protein: MIAMQDVRKSFGSNHVLRGVTLDVPKGTSLVIIGGSGTGKSVALKCILGLIPPDSGRITVDGAEAASGDRDAFLARFGMLFQGGALFDSLPVWQNVAFRLLRGSLKRPREEAREIAIGKLRRVGLKPDVADRFPAELSGGMQKRVGLARAIAAEPEIIFFDEPTTGLDPIMAGVINELIREIVVEMGATAMTITHDMSSVRAIADTVAMLHDGVIKWTGPVVDMDHSGDPYLDQFIHGRAEGPIEAIR; this comes from the coding sequence ATGATCGCGATGCAGGACGTCCGCAAGAGCTTCGGCTCCAACCATGTCCTGCGGGGCGTGACGCTCGATGTGCCCAAGGGCACGTCGCTGGTGATCATCGGCGGTTCGGGCACCGGAAAATCCGTTGCTCTGAAATGCATCCTGGGCCTGATCCCGCCTGATTCCGGGCGGATCACGGTCGACGGGGCCGAGGCCGCGTCGGGCGACCGCGACGCCTTTCTCGCCCGCTTCGGGATGCTGTTCCAGGGCGGGGCGCTCTTCGACAGCCTGCCGGTCTGGCAGAACGTCGCCTTCCGCCTGCTGCGGGGATCGCTGAAGCGGCCCCGCGAGGAGGCCCGCGAGATCGCCATCGGGAAGCTGCGGCGGGTCGGGCTGAAGCCGGACGTGGCCGACCGCTTCCCCGCCGAGCTGTCGGGCGGAATGCAAAAGCGCGTGGGTCTTGCGCGCGCCATCGCCGCAGAGCCCGAGATCATCTTCTTCGACGAGCCGACGACCGGGCTCGACCCGATCATGGCTGGCGTCATCAACGAGTTGATCCGCGAGATCGTCGTCGAGATGGGCGCGACGGCGATGACCATCACCCATGACATGAGCTCGGTCCGGGCGATCGCAGACACCGTCGCGATGCTGCATGACGGTGTCATCAAGTGGACCGGGCCGGTTGTGGACATGGACCATTCGGGCGATCCCTATCTCGACCAGTTCATCCACGGCCGCGCCGAGGGCCCCATCGAGGCGATCCGCTAG
- a CDS encoding MlaE family ABC transporter permease, whose amino-acid sequence MRALALLGGAVLAMMAAIGRVTLFAVETLSHVLRPPFYGREFANALLHVGWLSLPVVGLTAIFTGGALALQIYAGGARFNAEAVVPQIVAIGMVRELGPVLVGLMIAARVTSSIAAEIATMKVTEQIDALVTLSTHPMKYLTVPRVLAALLAVPLLVAVGDVIGVFGGYAVATGTLGFNAAAYIRNTVDFLEALDIVSSLAKGAVFGFLAALMGCYYGMRSGRGAMGVGAATKGSVEAAAILILAANFVLTGVFFSA is encoded by the coding sequence ATGAGGGCTCTGGCGCTCCTCGGAGGCGCCGTGCTGGCGATGATGGCAGCGATCGGCCGGGTCACGCTTTTCGCCGTGGAAACGCTCAGCCATGTTCTGCGCCCCCCCTTCTACGGAAGGGAATTTGCCAATGCGCTGCTGCATGTGGGCTGGCTGTCGCTGCCCGTGGTCGGGCTCACCGCGATCTTCACGGGCGGTGCGCTGGCGCTGCAGATCTATGCCGGGGGCGCGCGGTTCAACGCCGAGGCCGTGGTGCCCCAGATCGTCGCCATCGGCATGGTGCGCGAATTGGGTCCCGTTCTCGTCGGGCTTATGATCGCGGCGCGCGTCACCTCTTCCATCGCGGCCGAGATCGCCACGATGAAGGTGACCGAGCAGATCGACGCTCTGGTGACGCTCTCGACCCATCCCATGAAGTATCTGACCGTGCCCCGGGTGCTCGCCGCCCTTCTCGCGGTGCCGCTGCTGGTGGCGGTCGGCGACGTGATCGGGGTATTCGGCGGGTATGCCGTGGCGACCGGGACGCTGGGCTTCAACGCCGCCGCCTACATCCGCAACACGGTGGATTTCCTCGAGGCGCTCGATATCGTCTCCTCGCTCGCCAAGGGGGCCGTCTTCGGTTTCCTCGCCGCCCTCATGGGATGCTACTACGGCATGCGCTCGGGGCGCGGCGCGATGGGTGTGGGGGCCGCGACGAAGGGATCGGTCGAAGCGGCCGCCATCCTGATACTCGCGGCGAACTTCGTCCTCACGGGGGTCTTCTTTTCCGCATGA
- the alr gene encoding alanine racemase, with amino-acid sequence MATATLTIDLAALSANWRALDALSAAETGAVVKADGYGLGVAQVARALAAAGARQFFVAVAEEGLALRKALGPGPSISVFSGHMAGDTRMLQEAQLVPMINSVDQMLRHVEGLPGHPFGLQLDSGMNRLGMEPAEWAALRDIALSQKPRLIISHLACADEPDHPMNARQLRSFTGMTEGLGVPRSLAATGGILLGRDYHFDLTRPGIGLYGGLPFVDAHPVVTLDIPVIQLRDLEPGETVGYGASWVARRHSRIATISAGYADGLIRAMGPNAKLHCGDIPVPVAGRVSMDLICLDVTDCPVEPESVQLLGQHQSVDTVAAFSDTIGYEVLTSLGHRYRRVYSE; translated from the coding sequence ATGGCCACAGCGACACTCACAATAGACCTTGCCGCCCTCTCCGCCAACTGGCGCGCCCTTGACGCGCTGAGCGCGGCCGAGACGGGTGCCGTGGTGAAGGCGGACGGATACGGGCTGGGCGTGGCGCAGGTGGCGCGGGCCCTTGCCGCCGCGGGCGCGCGCCAGTTCTTCGTCGCCGTCGCCGAGGAAGGCCTCGCCCTGCGCAAGGCGCTGGGACCGGGCCCCTCGATCAGCGTCTTCTCCGGACACATGGCCGGCGACACCCGGATGCTGCAGGAGGCGCAGCTCGTCCCGATGATCAACTCGGTCGACCAGATGCTGCGCCATGTGGAAGGTCTGCCGGGACATCCCTTCGGCCTCCAGCTCGACAGCGGCATGAACCGTCTGGGGATGGAGCCGGCGGAATGGGCGGCGCTGCGCGACATCGCGCTGAGCCAGAAGCCCCGGCTCATCATCTCCCATCTCGCCTGCGCGGACGAGCCCGATCACCCGATGAACGCGCGCCAGCTGCGCAGCTTTACCGGCATGACCGAAGGTCTCGGCGTGCCGCGCTCGCTGGCGGCGACGGGCGGGATCCTGCTGGGGCGCGATTATCACTTCGACCTCACCCGGCCCGGTATCGGGCTTTATGGCGGACTGCCTTTCGTCGATGCGCATCCGGTCGTGACGCTGGATATCCCCGTGATCCAGCTGCGCGATCTGGAACCGGGCGAAACGGTGGGCTACGGGGCAAGCTGGGTCGCGCGCCGCCACAGCAGGATCGCCACGATTTCAGCGGGTTACGCGGACGGATTGATCCGGGCCATGGGCCCGAACGCGAAGCTGCATTGCGGCGATATCCCGGTCCCGGTCGCGGGCCGCGTCTCGATGGACCTGATCTGCCTCGACGTGACCGACTGCCCGGTCGAACCCGAGAGCGTTCAGCTGCTCGGCCAGCACCAGTCGGTGGACACGGTCGCCGCCTTTTCGGACACCATCGGCTACGAGGTCCTGACCTCGCTGGGGCATCGCTACCGACGGGTCTACAGCGAATGA
- a CDS encoding DUF1194 domain-containing protein, giving the protein MRILFPIAALLCLDEPLAAQAVEVDVELFLAVDVSRSMSASELEIQRQGYAAALVSDEVMSAIENGLTGRIAVTYVEWAGDTSHNVVVPWTLVGSIDDAVGIANTITAHFNPGMRRTSISGVLDFATRDIRENDIDGLRRVIDISGDGPNNQGAPVLEAREAALAEGMIINGLPVMTSDALSEVWGIPDLDDYYRNCVIGGPGAFVIPVLSWSQFAEAIKRKLVLEIAALPDDVTRVHYHEEASYDCLIGEKRWARNQRYYSLP; this is encoded by the coding sequence ATGCGCATCCTGTTTCCGATTGCCGCACTCCTCTGTCTGGACGAACCGCTTGCGGCGCAGGCCGTCGAGGTCGACGTCGAGCTGTTTCTCGCCGTCGACGTCTCGCGCTCGATGTCGGCCTCCGAACTCGAGATCCAGCGGCAGGGATATGCCGCGGCACTTGTCAGCGACGAGGTGATGTCCGCCATCGAGAACGGACTGACCGGGCGCATCGCCGTGACCTATGTGGAATGGGCCGGCGACACGTCCCATAACGTCGTCGTCCCGTGGACGCTCGTCGGCTCGATCGACGACGCGGTCGGGATCGCAAACACCATCACCGCGCACTTCAACCCCGGAATGCGACGCACCTCGATCTCCGGCGTCCTCGACTTTGCCACCCGTGACATCCGCGAGAACGACATCGACGGCCTGCGGCGGGTGATCGACATTTCCGGCGACGGGCCCAACAACCAGGGCGCGCCGGTGCTGGAGGCGCGCGAAGCCGCCCTGGCCGAGGGAATGATTATAAACGGTCTGCCGGTGATGACGAGCGATGCCCTGAGCGAGGTCTGGGGCATTCCCGATCTCGACGACTACTATCGAAACTGCGTGATCGGCGGGCCCGGGGCTTTCGTGATACCGGTGCTCAGCTGGAGCCAGTTCGCCGAGGCCATCAAGCGCAAGCTGGTGCTCGAGATCGCGGCACTGCCCGATGACGTCACGCGCGTCCACTACCACGAGGAAGCATCCTACGACTGCCTCATCGGCGAGAAACGCTGGGCGCGCAATCAGCGATATTACAGCCTGCCCTGA